Proteins from a single region of Companilactobacillus farciminis KCTC 3681 = DSM 20184:
- a CDS encoding type II toxin-antitoxin system RelB/DinJ family antitoxin — translation MVKEDEVTIQVDKKLQKDVERVLKNLGMTTTDAITLLYEQIARTNSYPVDLTLTEREIVNIIGKRNKK, via the coding sequence GTGGTTAAAGAAGATGAGGTTACTATTCAAGTTGATAAGAAACTACAAAAAGATGTCGAAAGGGTCCTCAAGAATCTTGGGATGACTACAACAGATGCAATAACTCTTTTATATGAACAGATTGCTAGGACTAATTCTTATCCAGTAGATTTGACTTTAACTGAAAGGGAAATCGTTAATATAATAGGAAAAAGAAACAAAAAATAG
- a CDS encoding type II toxin-antitoxin system Phd/YefM family antitoxin — MTDDVADFDDHVIITKPKNRNVVIISEKEFQSWKETFYLLGTEANRKNLDESLNQLK; from the coding sequence ATAACTGATGATGTTGCAGATTTTGATGATCATGTAATTATTACAAAACCTAAGAATCGTAACGTGGTTATTATCTCAGAAAAAGAATTTCAATCTTGGAAGGAAACTTTCTACTTACTCGGTACGGAAGCTAACCGAAAAAATTTAGATGAATCTTTAAATCAATTAAAATAA
- a CDS encoding DMT family transporter, whose product MNKNKIIGSIYLTLAACIWGGMFVVVKSVVSEVPPIQLVWLRYLIGSITLLVIALVAKIQWHWDKRNLLLIFLIGLIGDTISIVAQETGTMFSSAQLGSVVTTATPAFMIIFSWPLLKIKPTKNKWISLSLAILGVVSIVGFHFKGKNLLLGVIFLLIAGLTWALMSVLIELVDKKYSIIQVTFLGTLVAIVCLTPVIFIQKRTLLNISWGSVHIWLSLLYLGIISTAIAFFLWNKGLVLFHSPTSGLFFLFQPIVGTLLGWLFLNESIKVGFFVGLGLILVSIIVSIRNE is encoded by the coding sequence TTGAACAAAAATAAAATAATAGGTAGCATATATTTAACATTAGCAGCATGTATCTGGGGTGGGATGTTCGTCGTCGTCAAATCAGTCGTTAGTGAAGTTCCACCGATTCAACTAGTTTGGTTACGATATCTGATTGGTTCCATTACCTTATTGGTAATTGCCTTAGTCGCAAAAATTCAGTGGCACTGGGATAAAAGAAATTTACTACTGATCTTCTTAATCGGATTAATTGGTGATACGATCTCTATCGTTGCTCAAGAAACAGGCACGATGTTTTCTTCAGCTCAATTAGGCTCAGTTGTGACGACAGCAACACCAGCATTCATGATCATCTTCAGTTGGCCATTATTAAAAATAAAACCAACCAAGAATAAGTGGATCAGTTTATCCCTAGCTATTTTAGGTGTTGTATCAATTGTCGGTTTTCACTTTAAAGGAAAGAACTTATTACTAGGAGTAATCTTCTTGTTGATTGCTGGACTTACTTGGGCCTTGATGTCTGTTTTGATTGAATTAGTTGATAAAAAGTACAGCATCATTCAAGTTACTTTTTTAGGTACTTTAGTTGCTATTGTCTGTTTAACGCCTGTTATTTTCATACAAAAGAGAACCTTATTAAATATATCCTGGGGCAGTGTACACATTTGGTTAAGTCTTTTATACTTAGGAATAATTTCTACTGCAATTGCATTTTTCCTTTGGAATAAAGGATTAGTCTTATTTCACAGCCCAACATCAGGATTGTTCTTCTTGTTTCAACCAATCGTTGGAACACTTTTGGGATGGTTATTTTTGAATGAATCAATTAAAGTTGGATTTTTCGTCGGTTTGGGATTGATTTTAGTAAGTATCATCGTATCTATTAGAAATGAATAG